Sequence from the Ostrea edulis chromosome 8, xbOstEdul1.1, whole genome shotgun sequence genome:
GTTTAGTAGAGGTTTCCTTGATCACAACGATTAAGCATACATTTCTTCTATACGTTCCTGAAAATGGGGATTTTCAAGAATCTCAtaattagtcccctaccgacgaagtcaaAAGGGTTTGCACTttgtccgtccgtcagtccggtaaatcagttttccacactttttaaGGTCACCTGAGAAACTCTGGTGATATATTGctattggttgtcgtccgttagcaattgaacattttgaacttAATAAAtacctttccaattcttttcaaatttgctatgaagcatcattgggacaagggggacataaattgtaaatttcaggactccagcatcctgggggcaaaaactgcctaaaattgacgaatttttcaaaaatcttcttctcaagaaccacacacgtgtaagaaaaactaaatacatagtgatgtagagcagggaagcctttaccaaaattgtaaatttatgatccccggggtagggattttgacccgagggcgggaccaaacttggtatatagtgttttttgtgtaaaacacttcaataaCATCTTCAagttctttagtgctattgatactgaattgaaactaaatggatggagcaggtagtcttttaccaaaatcgtaaaattgatgatccccagagtaggggttctgaccccagggtggggccaaacttagtatatagtatttaggtgtaagtttgctgatactgtataaaatttaaatgcatacttaggaattaagcagaaaaagatgtacagtgaaacttctctaaaccggccggctctcggaccggaaaaacggccggtataccgagaatttagcaattatagacgttttctctcaatattcacaaagtaggtactgttcactttgatctggtgatctatgatcagtTATCGGTGGATATtaaattagtccgcttgtacctaaaggtaattatgaattacaagaaatattctcgctgaaatcatctaattttaaactgaaaatctataacagcatacataaagaaaacacggaggcctattattggaattcctcttacccaTAAAAATTCTGTTGATACTCATCGcttatgtacaaaaaatggtgaatttcacaatccagggttatgactttagaatggatccaaattagtcatatcttttgctGTTTTAATGTCAATACACCTATTATCTAAAGCCTTTcctcagtgtatgcacttttgagggcagtgacgttttaagaacacatcttgtggttacctgtaaagtgcgaaacgatacgaaatctaccgaaacgaaacccaccgaaacgaaaggaaacctaccgaaacgaaaccgaactcttttaattatgatgattaaaaatggtatcttaggcccctgtgaaagttatcacatataaataaaattcgcctcaaagttttaaaagttggaagggagGGGGGGAGTGAGTAAGCataaagtacataaataccatgtgcaattagtttcggatccattagaacggagggttacagtctcagaggtctggggaaacactaaacgaggggtgggatcgccggcgttggatccgcctttgggcataaatacatttttcagtattttttgctataaagacaaatctatgtatacatgtggatattgtgtagttgtatgtagtatatcaaacggtggattctgagtatgtctccccgttctctttgtaatttctgcttccctttttcataagccttttgagtttacaaaatgctgacctcctcctgatattattgcattaaaaaatccgttttccgtcccattttcaattccccgtcttagcaacaccccaaatgcatagagttatctttagactcactacatatcaataataatttttaataatacatgtatctatactatttgatttttccattattgaaaataatcgcacctcagcagttagagataaaatatgaagttaagagctcttcctgctttcaactttctgaCACTAGCTTTTTAAACAACGTATCTATGCCCAAAAGCGGATCTAACGCCGGCGATCCCACCcttcgtttagtgtgtttccctaGACCTCTGAGAGTGTTTACAGtctgttttgaaatttatggatccgaaactaattgcatatggtatttaatcgacttcggatatgtactttgtgcttactcacccccccccccccccttccgactTTTAAAACTTTCTATCAGTCAAGTCGAAAGCcgacatcaaaggggaggcgaattttatttatatgtggtaactttcacaggggcctaagataccatttttaattatcataattaaaagagttcggttatattattatacaatctgtttcgtttcggtgggtttcgtttcggtagatttagtttcgtttcgatttcgtttcgcactttacaggtaccccacatcttgttttatactgttgctgagtattagaatttagcttagatattcagaacaggatttgtttcttctagatttcatagcccttgggagtagtgatactttttcactagtactcaggtgaccgataaagcctgtgggcctcttgttcttgcagatattcatttgatatttggtacattgctttcccataacaagttacagatcaagttggAGTTTCGTCTCGGTCTCAtaaagttatggcccttggacttaaagaaatagcatgaattatcggtttacatccaagtttcttttttctttaaataaaagtaCTACAGTCCTTAAAATTTCtcgcatagtaatacaacaatgtagctaaatCATTCATTTTCACCTGCATCGATCCAAACAATTTCTATTTGTTATGATAATTCATAATCAATTGTGTAATCTGCTTTTGTCAATCGCCATACGTAAACATGCTAACATTTTCACGTCTTCTCAAATATTATTTGGTCAATTTTTACCCAAATTGAGATGTAGCAATATTAGAATAGGAGAAAAAAAATGAGAATTTCGTGGATCCTGTCTCGCAGGCAAAAGCTCTAATAGAAaaaagcattctgagagtattgcatggcgaTACATAGTCCCCAACCGTTTACATATTTACGTATGGCGATTGACAAAAGCAGATTACACAATTAATTATGAATTATCATAACAAATGGAAATTGTTTGGATCGAGGGATGGATAATATGAATATTGGCTGTTAAAAAACCATATTTCAATCAAGatcataaatattaagataTCTTTTGCTCCCATAATTTAacatactatatatattaatggGGTATGCATTGCCAATGAATAGATTAAAACCTCGTCGGTATGTGATGTGATCTAACACTTTCTTGAAGGTCATTCGCAAACTTACCTATTGCAAATATCGAATGTGTGACGTATTGCAATCAACGGTATTGTTAGGAGTCTCTTTGGTCACACTTTTTGTACTGTACATAATGTCATGAATTATGAAAATACAAACATTTCATGAAGcaagaaaatttatttgatttttctttAGTGACTATATATTACAACAGATGCGTCATATTGTCTAAGTATGCAGATAAAGGTAGAACCGTTGTACTACTATCCAGAGTTTTATGAACCAAGCTACAATGTACAAAgaaatatgtatgtatatcGATATAGACTTTATCTACGCTTGTGAGCGGAGGAAGTAAGGGGTCTTATTCTTTCAtcttataatatttacattcactgaatcttttctcttatagttcttttgaaattgactttattttcatcatgcaataaatacatgtttgttgcaaactagttcgattcggttttctagtaccacctgtctgccaaatcattaccaaatatagAGTGTCATCAAGATCAAAGGGTGCATTGACTGTTCTATTGTAACAaatcttaattctagtttataattttgaacactacattagaatataaatataaacaacaaaatgtcTTTTTTTTGTTCTTTcatcaggtgatgaaggtagcaattattgcagaaaaaatttgcATAAGCCACTTATGTATTTTTTCTGcaattgctaccttcatcacacGATGatacaacaaagaaagcattttattgtttaatttaaGCTTCTTATgaaatcaataaattctcaAAGAGGAACGTTTGGCAGACTATCCCGGACCATGTatgtttataaaatttaaatacatattacatgtacaagtcaGTGTGTAAAGCATATTTGTGTCATAACCGATATTGGTAATTGTCAAGAATACATATAAATTCGCATAATTGATAAGTGGTTATTTTCTATCAGGTTCAGTTGCTCATCTTTAACCTTTTTGATCAACTAAAGAGTTAATTTGTCATCCGCCGTTGAGtcatgtttgaaatattttaccgTACTACAATGAAttcaaataaaacaacaaatcaacatttgtatgtgatacatataaaaacaaaacaataatatcGTGTAGGTTGCATTGCAATAAAGCACTTCTTAAGCACaatttataatattgaaataatgGATCAATTTACATTCAATCTTGGAATATTGAAACTCTTCAGAAAGAGGTTTGTTTTGTGTCGTTTAGCAACCTCCGATAGGTGGTGTATATCTTCTCAAAGTTATCATTGTCCAAACCGTTCAGCTCCCTAAAAGTAAAAAAATTACGGGGATGCATGGGTAAGTAGGATTCATAAACGGTCTATATTGTTTTGATAATTTCTGTACTATTTTACGAGAacatccaaaatatatttaaaactgtttTTACATCTTGACAATCTTACCATACAAAAGGTTCATGAATACACcaaatataaacaagaggtagTGTGAACAATGCTCagtaagaataccccccgcttaccccaaatctcccaaagggtgttgttaataggtataaattacctctttcctgggtgtaaaatatggtatgccttttcaggacaaacgaaaaggcgtcccgaaaatttgacaatctggctATTCGTGTCGCTGGttattttagtgctttgtatatatatatatatatatatatatatatatatatatatatatatataaagcacaaacaaacaattataacacccaaccttacgtttatccctaggatctaaacgatacatgtgataatcaattaattaatatataaagcactaaataatcacaactaggtactgaaaattttcgccccagcccggggtcgaaccagcgacctgcggcacccaccgcctagcaagactgtcaaaccagtgcgtaaatccacgtaagtccactcggacacaacgacttccctgtatatatatatatatatatatatatatatatatatatatatatatataggtaaaaaataaaaatgaaacacgaagacgtttagtaaagctttagagctttcatttcaaatcttcagaagctttacacacacacacacacacacacacacacacacacacacacacacacacacacacacacacacacacacacacatatatatatatatatatatatatatatgactgtcctaagtgaagaaatattttaatataaagcatAGAGAAATTCGCTATTATATTGATACCCCCTTACGCCCCtgcccggggttgaactcaacCAGCGGAACCAGCGCGCTAGATCGCTCGACCGTTTAGGCAAGTctaaaaacttgctttcgatgacgatgaaATTCTTGCCACGCTAttacacgctacacggtcattgataatggaaatgggatacagtcaTCTAACTTAAATTTAAGAGGGCCATGTAAGATGCAcactgcatttgaaatattttgcacaAAGATTGCAAGATTGCCTTAAGTAAAGAAATAGTTgaatataaagcacagagaaattcactatattatatataaagatGTATTGCAATCGCAGCAATTGGAAACGTGTAAATATGATTTGCTTCCTTCGAGGGTTTAAATCACAGACCTCCCCCGAAAATAACAGTTATAAATACGTTATCTGTTTACTAGGCGGCAAATCTACTGAGATCATAGACGATGTAACACTAATGTCATTTCATTATAATGAACCATGCGCCATAATCCGTAAGTCAAACGaaaatcattgtacatgtaagacTACATTGAGTGAATTACTTACTGACGAAATTCCCTCTCCATTATGTACTCCTGCTCCGGAAGTTGTGACGCAGCTGTAGTGATGTTGATTTGCCGAGTACGTTCGATTTCGATTCCCCCACCCATTGATCCCATGACCTCACCGAATCCATCTCCCCGATAGGCGGCGTTGCTGTACCCAACTGAACCGGAACCAGATTGATATCCAGCATCAAAGTTCATCAGGTTCTCGTGCCGAAGGGCCTCCAGTTCGTAGTTCCTGATGTCCTGTCCCTCCCAACCGGTCTCTAGTTCGCGTAGTTTGTGGTCAATTTGGTCATTAGGCACTCTAGTTGATATGCAAATCATGAGATATTAGCGACTCCTgtcttacatgtacgtgtatacCTAATAGATATATTAGGATTGAGTTATCCTTTTACAGATATGAAAGATATTCTCaaatcctttttaaaaagaattaataaATTTCGTTAGACATAAAACATtctgaaacaagaggtactgtgatcaatgctcactaagaatatcccccgcttaccccaatttcccaaagggtgttgttaataggtaaaaaTTACCTCTTTCTCGAGTGTAAAAAtgtggtatgcctttgtagaagaaaatggaagatatagtccgaacacaaatccatggcataaacctacaattttgaccttgagatcgaAGGTCAAGGCCATAAAGGGGTCAttaatgtacatgacacatagtctcatggtgatacacccatgtcttatggtatgactatgtcaaaaccctataatcaattctGATCTTGAGgacaaagttcaaggtcatatagaggtcatgaaggtacccaacacattgtctcatggtgatacactcatgtgtcaaatatggtatgcctatgtcaaagaacaaagaagtcatggccctgacacgaatccattgtgaAAACCTTTAATtgtgaccttgaggtcaaggtcatatggaggtcatgaaggtacatgacacatcgtcttatggtgatacactcatgtgtcaaatatggtatgcctatgtcaaagaacaaagaagttatggcccggacacgaatctgcacagacagacagatggacgaacggacggacagacagacagacagagtgattcctatataccctcctgaacttcgttcgggggatATAATTATCACCGATCTAAAATGTAGTGATGCACTTTAAAACTGTAGTGAGTCATTATAAGAATGTAGTTGTTCATTAGTTTGTTATTTCTGATGATAAtgaccggtcacggtagctcaccAGAGTGTTCACTTCGTAACCAGAGGTCGTGAATTTTAGCCCCATTCTTGTCAGGGCCGCGTCAAACTTAAAACGTAAATATAGgtaatgattgctccttcaAATAACGTTCAACAAATAAAagtcggatatgaccttaaggtggctcactacaccgtaaaacaatttatcaaattacatgtagcacgaaatgatttaatcatgaaagaCATGTAATTAGTACATATTTCAAAAAGGCAAAGCTTTGCAATTTtgcagacccccccccccctccccccatccAATACCACATTCCGCGGACGCGCTCTCACTTCATTATCAGAATCGGATGAATTCAACCAATTGAAATTTCGAAACAAATCAGGGTCTCCGTAGCCGAGTGGATAGAGCATAGCGCTCACAATCACACGGCCtgtcacctctggtcggcgccgGTTTGATCCCGCTCGCGcgggtaagtgagaaagtttcccagtttactttcggacaAGATAATttcagataactgaaaaattgatgagtgtggcggaaaacagcaaaacaatcaatcaatcgatcgaAACAAATCTGCTTATATGATATAATAATGTAGTGATTCATTATACCAGAAGTCTGATCAAGTGAATACGAGGAGTAAAGCATCCACCTCtgtcccgatcaggtaaacgaagtaatgtgtagtcaaaatcagcatgcAAAGAAATGCCTATCATTTGGCAATCGACCTAATACTTTCAAAGATTAGGTATTAACTTGTATAATTCCCCATTTGTCTAATTGCCTATTAATTTGCATGATTACTTATGAAGTTGCATTATTCCCTATTAGTTTGAATAATTCTCTATTAGTTTGTGTGACTTCCTACTAATTTGTATGATTCACTATTAGTTTGTATGATTCCCTATTAATTTGTATACAgggaagataatgaacaatgagcCATCTCAAatcctataaacaatataaaaaaatataaataaaaatagacAAACATGGACTCCTGAATTAGTTTGTATGATTCCCTATAAGTTTGTATGATCCCCTTAAGTTTGTATGACCCCTTATTAGTTTGTATGATTCCCTATCAGTTTGTATGATTCcctattagtctgtatgattcCCTATTAGTTTGTATGAttccctataaatttgtatgagTCCCTATTAGTTTGTATGATTCCCTGTAAGTTGGTATGATTCCCTATTAGTTTGTATGATTCCCTATTAGTTTGTATGATTCCCTGTAAGTTGGTATGATTCCCTATTAGATTTTATGATTCTCTGTAAGTTGGTATGATTCCCTATTAGATTTTATGATTCTCTGTAAGTTGGTATGATTCCCTATTAGATTGTATGATTCCCCATCAGTTTGTATGATTCcctattagtctgtatgattcCCTATTAGTTTGTATGAttccctataaatttgtatgattCCCTATTAGATTGTATGATTCCCTATTAGTTTGTATGATTCTCTGTAAGTTGGTATGATTCCCTATTAGATTTTATGATTCTCTATTAGATTATTCCCTATTAATTCCATATTCGTCTATATACACTATAACGATAACTCCAGAAGAAGCATGGTTCTAAATATTGTATGTCCGTCATGTTTCATGCCGGTACCTTGAATTGAGTGAGGTAAAATGATAGAGAAAGTAGTATGATTTTGTCTCTGCAAGGATCGTACGTATTGTACAATTGGATTATTTCAAGCTTTCTGGTTGTATGAGACCCAACAAACTAGAAACTAGAACTTTATGTTCACTTCTACATGGATCCGTAGAGATCTGGgccaaaatacatgtaggtcctcaGCACTCCTTCCTTGTCGTaaaagacgactaaatggggcggacctcaaaaatcgaggccccatgtcacagcaggtgtggcacaatcaagatccctccctgctcaaaagccgcaAGAGCCtagcataggtttaaattttgcagcccttcaccgacaatgttGACGCCTCCATatggtgaaaaattctccagcgGAACATAGGcaatataaaattaatcaatcaaatcaCTTCCACATATCTTCGACGAGAACGCATTTCATTCTTTTAACACTCGCTAAACCATAAATTTGGAAGTCCCAAATCGATACGATTGCTACGAGTGTTTTGGTTGCCCAATGAAAACTCGCGTCTCTAATCACTTTCAGCTAGGTCTTATCCTCtaactgtaaacaaagatgACCAATCAGGTATTGTTTGGTAAGCTCCAGTAACTGGTttcgattgtttttttatttaattattcaaaacaaaatttctagTATGTCTTGCAATCTAGCTGTAAAAAAGAAAGCCGACCACGTACACAGCAatgttaaggtgtcccgagcaAAGTTAAAGCAAACATAATAAAATGTACCTCCATGCAATTCACAAAAttaatatgatgtcacaatataaaagtacgtcacgacgtacaggtctatggttgtatcgcggggaaaatgtcattaatattttctcgctatttaCTACCTTTAGTCCATTATCCagtgttcaagctgtatatGTTTAACTCTGTCAGATGATTTTTTCAGTTTTCGTTGATAgtacatttcataaattacaTGAAGATCGTAACTTCGTGACTTGTTTTGGGAACTTTCCTAAATTATTAAgttcttttgtattatttactCTAAGAAGCTTTACTGATTTGAAGGCACTGGGTTTCTTGTAATATTTTTTATgctgttattgttattttaatcgggacaccttaaccccgctgtgttattttactcgggacaccttaacccgcTGTGTTATTTTATTCGGGACCCCGCTGtgttattttactcgggacaccttaacccgcTGTGTTATTTTATTCGGGACCCCGCTGTGTTATTTTACTCGGAAAGCCTTAACCCGCTGtgttattttactcgggacCCCGCTGTGTTATTTTATTCGGGACCCCGCTGtgttattttactcgggacaccttagtCCCGCTGTGTTATTGTACTCGGGACCCCGCTGTGTTATTTTACTCGAGACCCCGCTGTGTTATtgtactcgggacaccttagtCCGGTGTGTATCGCTCCGGAGGTTCTAGCAGCGGGTTTCCATGTTACAAATTATTAAATCAAATAATGTTGTACTTTGTAGGTAGTTAATTATGTGtaagaaaataatgatataGTTACCCTCTCAGAGATTCCACCCAGGCTCTTGGAAGTTTCATGTCCCTGTATAAAGAGGATAATATATGCTAATTTTCCATTGCTCGATCATATGTAATTTTTGAAGCAGTGTTTTGATTCCGATCACCAAACCGAACTACCTCTCTCTTAACCATATTGTATATCATGATTTCAGACGTGAATATCATATATAACGTTAAATATGTCATCTATTACGATGGACATATTATATATCGCATTAGCCATACTATATTCCACGAGAACAACATTACATGATGTGATAACATTATGATATATCACCAAAAAGTAATTGAATTAAATCACGATAATCATAGCATAAATCACGATAACCATAGCATAAATCACAacgaaaaaataaacaacagaAGTCATGAATTGCCAACTTGTTTCTGTCCATGAAATAGATAAATTTGTTTCgtattttatttgttattttttgtaatttgtatAAATTCAAGAGATTGGTGTTTGTGTATTTTATAACAGAATGGTCAAAAGAGGGAATTATCCTCACTCTAGTGTGCTATGTGTATTTCGACTCcatgcatgtacatttatcaAACTTGCACGGGTCTAATCATCTGGCTATAAATAGTTACACACACGAAAAGTGCACATATTTGCTGTTTGCTGGTGTATTGTATTTATGGATTAAGATCGTATGAACGTGTATTCTTACTTTGCGActtaagtattttcatttctattctAGTATGGGGTTTCATGTCATGTTGAAAAGTTACTAGCATGTCTCAGAAACAAAATAATTGTATCACAATTGCGATTCTATAAGTTACTAGCATGTCTCAGAAACAAAATAATTGTATCACAATTGCGATTCTATAAGTTACTAACATGTCTCAGAAACAAAATAATTGTATCACAATTGCGATTCTGTAAGTTACTAGCATGTCTCAGAAACAAAATAACTGTATCACAATTGCGATTCTGTAAGTTACTAGCATGTCTCAGAAACAAAATAACTGTATCACAATTGCGATTCTGTAAGTTACTAGCATGTCTCAGAAACAAAATAACTGTATCACAATTGCGATTCTGTAAGTTACTAGCATGTCTCAGAAACAAAATAACTGTATCACAATTGCGATTCTGTAAGTTACTAGCATGTCTCAGAAACAAAATAACTGTATCACAATTGCGATTCTGTAAGTTACTAGCATGTCTCAGAAACAAAATAATTGTATCACAATTGCGATTCTGTAAGTTACTAGCATGTCTCAGAAACAAAATAATTGTATCACAATTGCGATTCTATAGGTGCTTTCTTTCTCTGTCTCTAAAATTCGGTACCCTGCGAAGTGCCtgatttaaggtggctcattacaccaaaattttatttaaaggctcgttaaaacacctcgtatgaagtatgatttcacaaTCGAAAGAGTGaaacaagctctcaattattttatgtgaattttttgtgatttttttccggaataataaaaatatcaatggaGTTTTGTTTGCAAACATCCAAACTTCGCTTTCATTTTatgcatgatataaatatcttataaaacctGGGAAGAAGAGCCATATAAatgttctaattttttaaataaaaactatCTATCAAAATTATAACGGTTTTTTGTTCATAGTTTTAAATCTGCTGTTAAAATCTTCAAGAAACATGTtacttggaaaaaaaatatattagacaaatatattttcaaaacaatgaatttcagaaaaattgcTATATTTTAGATTTGAATCTTACCATAGAAAAAATACCGATctctatcaaaattgatagaaactACTAAAAATAATCATCTTGTTGTTAATTCTATGCATTTTTCGtcaagaaattagttttctttataaattcatttaatttgtaaaccatttaaCATCAATCCAACATTAAGGCGATGTAGTTTCCACGAAATTACACAGTCTACAATCACGTGCCACTTCCTATCCTATAAAAGTGTGACAATCTAAACCGTGACAAAAAATCATAATATTTTAATGCCAAAAATTACTCACACTTCGTACAAATTGTCATAGTCGTATTTGTCCAGCTTGTCCCATTCTTTATTGAAGGTTCGGTAACTGTGTACAGAGTCCACGTCCGTGCTTCTGCGGCTAAATATAAGAGGATTAGTTGTCTTCCGTTCATTCTACATCCAGTCTCCTATATCAATGCTTTTCATCCTGACCAATTCTCTCCCTAACATAGAATCCTTCTTATTACttgtaaaaatcatttaatCTATGAGAATGACTAAGGCACCTCCGGCTGACGTCATATGAAATTGGTATTCCCGCTGAGGCGTTAAAAACAGCATTCAGTATGATTATGAATGCTACAATGACTATGTAGCCGATTATTTGAGTTTCAACAAGTAATTTGCAGCATtgtcgattttttaaaaattaatgtcctTTGAGAAGTGCAACCACTATCATGACCGCtttattgttttaatgaaaggtgaatataacgaacagtgatcaatctcataactcctataagcaatacaaaaaaagagagttgggcaaacacggacccctggatgtaccagaggtgggatcaggtgcctaggagaaataagcatcccctgttaaccggccacactcgccatgagccctatgtcttgatcagttaaacagagttatccgtagtcaaaatcagtgtgccaagaacggcctaacaatcggtatgaaacacgtcagacagcatttgacccaatgataggttgtattggcaaactagatcgttctatcgaccatataatttgcgaaatgctgactttaaacgagactgctggaacccctgtactatcaactttttttgtcagtagcctgtttcgatttaaaaactgcagAATAagctattgcgtatcgaatcagttgagagatataaacaccatttgcatgtgataatggaatattgctacataaatatgggaagttgacgatggagaagctgaaatcatcccgtttgtcataaagttgagttgttagtttgccgttaatatctattttcaataaaatatttaagtatgaagcagaagtggacgactctgtggtaaTATATTGTTATAGAATCTCGTTTACCTGATAGCCTCTAATTCATATAGAAGTGATAGTCTCTAATTCATATAGAAGTGATAGTCTCTAATTCATATCGAAGTGATAGTCTCTAATTCATATAGAAGTGAGTCTCTAATTCATATAGAAGTGAG
This genomic interval carries:
- the LOC125662900 gene encoding uncharacterized protein LOC125662900; translated protein: MNFEGSKSFLVSDLFDNYADLVADPSCVCSGGFATVDKIDTVPIVQASAPAIGGLSHEDTAILAGILTGLATFLFLALPILCCLCPLPCCPCCGGGAAGSKSKRTAGAIGAAKVKEMETISRRSTDVDSVHSYRTFNKEWDKLDKYDYDNLYEVDMKLPRAWVESLRGVPNDQIDHKLRELETGWEGQDIRNYELEALRHENLMNFDAGYQSGSGSVGYSNAAYRGDGFGEVMGSMGGGIEIERTRQINITTAASQLPEQEYIMEREFRQELNGLDNDNFEKIYTTYRRLLNDTKQTSF